In one Tepidisphaeraceae bacterium genomic region, the following are encoded:
- a CDS encoding class I SAM-dependent methyltransferase, producing the protein MARDPSRKYHDRVARQYDAIYDDPYWAFHDELTWRMVKPYLPRDLATQCCDLGCGTGKWGLKLLKSGYATTFADHAAAMIEQTRLKLADMPPARAKKATLAVADIVDMPELPSDTFGLTLAMGDPLSICTDPVRAAREMFRICAPGGHVIATADSKLAAVDHFVERGNLTALEDFIQTGKTRWLTAAKEERFELTMFTPTSLRKLFEHAGFEVITVAGKPIIPVRSNKFLLQAENAVERLLKLEATLAKDPASAARAGHLQVVAKRVG; encoded by the coding sequence ATGGCCCGCGATCCCTCCCGCAAATACCACGACCGCGTCGCCCGGCAGTACGACGCGATTTACGACGACCCCTACTGGGCGTTCCACGATGAGCTGACCTGGCGGATGGTCAAACCCTATCTGCCGCGCGACCTCGCCACCCAGTGCTGCGACCTAGGCTGTGGCACCGGCAAGTGGGGCCTGAAGCTGTTGAAGAGCGGCTACGCCACCACCTTCGCCGACCACGCCGCCGCCATGATCGAGCAGACGCGCCTGAAGCTGGCCGACATGCCCCCCGCGCGGGCGAAGAAGGCCACCCTCGCCGTCGCCGACATCGTCGACATGCCAGAGCTGCCCAGCGACACCTTCGGCCTGACCCTGGCGATGGGCGACCCCCTGTCCATCTGCACCGACCCCGTCCGCGCCGCCCGCGAGATGTTCCGCATCTGCGCCCCCGGCGGCCACGTCATCGCCACCGCCGACAGCAAGCTCGCCGCCGTCGACCACTTCGTCGAACGCGGCAACCTGACTGCGTTGGAAGACTTCATCCAAACCGGCAAAACCCGCTGGCTGACGGCCGCCAAGGAAGAACGCTTCGAACTGACAATGTTCACGCCGACGAGTTTGCGCAAACTCTTCGAGCACGCCGGGTTCGAGGTGATCACGGTCGCGGGAAAGCCGATCATCCCGGTGCGTTCCAATAAGTTTTTACTGCAAGCCGAGAACGCCGTGGAACGGCTGTTAAAGCTGGAGGCGACGTTGGCGAAAGATCCCGCGTCCGCCGCGAGGGCGGGGCATCTGCAGGTGGTGGCGAAGCGGGTGGGGTGA